Proteins encoded in a region of the Novibacillus thermophilus genome:
- a CDS encoding S8 family peptidase — MYAFGHWPMRDRYDRFNRMNRREMRARRIFYFKDDDFRSDWQRLNPRQFGLRSFRYLKHIGAIVGEFPEDMWAEYFETNFRGMLYSEPDIQIKIGEPHIGQVLQASNGVPWGVERIDAHRAWPITMGKGVKVAVIDTGIAYDHPGLARNYRGGVNILSPLFSPYDYNGHGTHVAGTVAARKNSTGVVGVAPRAHLYAVKAFNRKGSANLSDLLTAINWCIDNRMDVINMSFGMDKMSESLRRAIQKARSSGIVMVAAAGNQGSHRKLDFPARYPETIAVTATDKNNQLASFSNTGQEVRLAAPGDKITSCWNNGATRELSGTSMAVPHVTGTVALMMSLNPQLTPDDIDAIMTRTCTPIQRVSSGRLGLVNAFNSVQMLSG; from the coding sequence ATGTACGCTTTTGGACATTGGCCGATGCGCGATCGTTACGATAGATTCAATCGAATGAATCGAAGGGAAATGCGTGCCAGGCGCATTTTTTATTTTAAAGATGATGATTTTCGGAGTGACTGGCAAAGGTTGAACCCCCGACAATTCGGACTGCGCTCGTTCCGTTATTTAAAACACATCGGTGCCATTGTCGGAGAATTTCCGGAAGACATGTGGGCGGAATACTTTGAAACCAATTTTCGGGGGATGTTGTACTCAGAGCCCGACATCCAAATAAAAATTGGCGAACCGCACATCGGCCAAGTCCTGCAAGCGTCCAACGGAGTTCCGTGGGGGGTAGAGCGCATTGATGCACACCGGGCGTGGCCGATCACCATGGGAAAAGGGGTGAAAGTGGCCGTTATCGATACGGGGATCGCCTACGATCATCCGGGTTTAGCACGAAATTACCGCGGCGGAGTGAACATTCTGTCTCCCCTCTTTTCTCCTTACGACTACAACGGGCACGGCACACACGTCGCCGGGACGGTGGCAGCACGAAAAAACTCGACAGGCGTTGTCGGTGTGGCGCCGCGGGCGCACTTGTACGCCGTGAAAGCTTTCAACCGCAAAGGGAGTGCCAATCTCTCCGATTTGTTGACGGCGATTAACTGGTGTATCGACAACCGGATGGACGTCATCAACATGAGTTTCGGCATGGACAAAATGAGTGAAAGTTTGAGGCGCGCCATCCAAAAAGCGCGGAGCAGCGGCATTGTGATGGTGGCGGCAGCGGGAAACCAAGGCAGCCATCGAAAACTGGATTTTCCGGCCCGCTATCCGGAAACGATTGCCGTGACGGCGACGGACAAAAACAACCAGTTGGCTTCTTTTAGCAATACGGGACAAGAGGTGCGCCTCGCTGCCCCGGGTGACAAAATTACCTCGTGTTGGAATAACGGAGCCACGCGGGAATTGAGCGGAACGTCCATGGCTGTCCCACACGTCACAGGAACGGTGGCGCTCATGATGTCCCTCAACCCTCAGTTGACACCGGACGATATCGACGCGATTATGACCCGGACGTGTACGCCGATTCAGCGCGTGTCATCTGGTCGACTAGGTTTGGTGAACGCGTTTAACTCGGTACAGATGTTGTCAGGCTAG
- a CDS encoding gamma-type small acid-soluble spore protein — MAYQPKGAAKTNAQQVRQKNQQAAQGGNENEFAAETDAQEIRQQNQKSQQKKQQNQQ, encoded by the coding sequence ATGGCTTACCAACCGAAAGGTGCTGCTAAGACGAACGCCCAACAAGTTCGTCAGAAGAACCAGCAAGCAGCCCAAGGCGGCAATGAAAATGAATTTGCTGCTGAAACGGATGCCCAAGAAATTCGCCAACAAAACCAAAAATCACAACAGAAGAAGCAGCAAAACCAACAGTAA
- a CDS encoding alpha/beta-type small acid-soluble spore protein, producing MAQQQQGRERNTNQLLVPTAEQALDQMKYEIAQEFGVQLGADTTSRANGSVGGEITKRLVALAEQQLGGGIQ from the coding sequence ATGGCTCAACAACAACAAGGTCGTGAGCGTAACACCAACCAACTGTTGGTCCCGACGGCTGAACAAGCGTTGGACCAAATGAAATACGAAATCGCTCAAGAATTTGGCGTTCAATTGGGAGCTGATACGACCTCCCGCGCCAACGGTTCTGTAGGTGGAGAAATTACAAAACGCTTGGTTGCTTTAGCAGAGCAACAACTGGGCGGCGGAATCCAATAA
- the asd gene encoding archaetidylserine decarboxylase (Phosphatidylserine decarboxylase is synthesized as a single chain precursor. Generation of the pyruvoyl active site from a Ser is coupled to cleavage of a Gly-Ser bond between the larger (beta) and smaller (alpha chains). It is an integral membrane protein.): MNDRLWLWVVKGLPKRALSRLFGKVACQGWTRHFIPLYIKRYKIDTSELSKDIAEYAHLTDFFARQLKAQSRQVAPGEDRVTSPVDGTVTGFGKIDGHRLIQAKGRDYTLEELFRGAEEKAAAFLDGQFLTLYLSPADYHRVHAPVSGRVTEMVYQPGTLFPVNGRGIRLVERLFVNNERVTTFLSTHFGEVAIVKVGAMNVGSVKVAYDENVQTNRKRKKGKKRTYEPPVAVRKGEEIGWFEFGSTVILLFPRHTVTFLPDLKPGSSVRMGETIGRVLNCEGGI; encoded by the coding sequence ATGAACGATCGCCTTTGGCTGTGGGTCGTAAAGGGCCTGCCAAAGCGCGCGCTGTCGCGCCTCTTTGGCAAAGTGGCCTGCCAAGGCTGGACCCGTCACTTTATTCCCCTCTACATCAAACGGTACAAAATTGATACGAGCGAATTGAGCAAAGACATTGCGGAATACGCGCACCTGACGGATTTTTTCGCGCGGCAGCTCAAGGCTCAATCGCGGCAGGTCGCTCCGGGGGAGGACCGTGTTACAAGCCCTGTGGACGGTACGGTTACGGGATTCGGAAAGATCGACGGTCACCGGCTCATTCAGGCCAAGGGACGCGACTATACGCTGGAGGAGCTGTTTCGAGGAGCTGAAGAAAAGGCAGCAGCCTTTCTAGACGGTCAATTTTTGACCTTGTACTTAAGTCCCGCCGACTACCACAGGGTTCACGCCCCTGTTTCCGGTCGTGTGACGGAGATGGTTTACCAGCCCGGTACACTGTTTCCAGTCAATGGGCGCGGGATACGGTTAGTCGAGCGGCTATTTGTGAACAACGAACGGGTGACGACGTTTTTGTCGACCCATTTCGGCGAGGTGGCGATCGTCAAAGTGGGCGCCATGAATGTCGGCAGTGTAAAAGTCGCCTACGACGAGAACGTTCAAACCAACCGTAAGCGAAAGAAAGGGAAAAAGCGTACATACGAGCCGCCTGTCGCCGTTCGGAAAGGAGAGGAAATCGGCTGGTTTGAGTTCGGTTCGACGGTCATCCTACTGTTTCCACGCCATACGGTCACGTTTTTGCCCGATTTAAAGCCTGGGTCTTCTGTACGCATGGGGGAGACGATCGGACGGGTTTTAAACTGCGAAGGGGGAATTTGA
- a CDS encoding rhomboid family intramembrane serine protease, giving the protein MFRQPASTFQSYRRQFPVVTGILAVQLIVFVVMTASGGTTNPEVLVRFGAKVNDLIDQGQWWRLVTPILIHIGLIHLLFNSFALYIFGPTAEWLFGRFRFFLFYGLAGFGGNVASYWFNPYSVSAGASGAIYGLFGMYVYLYWRAKRLVDPDVGKGIVALVVINLLLSFSHGIDLAAHLGGLITGFILTPVFMRHARQRL; this is encoded by the coding sequence TTGTTCCGGCAACCTGCCTCAACCTTTCAGTCGTATCGCCGACAGTTTCCTGTGGTTACGGGTATTTTAGCTGTTCAACTGATTGTCTTTGTCGTCATGACGGCGAGCGGCGGCACGACGAATCCCGAAGTGCTCGTCCGCTTCGGCGCCAAAGTGAATGACCTGATCGATCAGGGGCAGTGGTGGCGGCTGGTGACACCCATTTTGATCCATATCGGTCTGATCCACCTCCTGTTCAACAGTTTCGCTTTATACATTTTCGGTCCGACAGCGGAATGGCTGTTCGGGCGGTTTCGTTTCTTCCTGTTTTATGGACTGGCCGGTTTCGGGGGCAACGTCGCCAGTTATTGGTTTAACCCGTATTCCGTTAGCGCAGGGGCATCCGGTGCCATTTACGGTTTATTCGGCATGTATGTGTACTTGTACTGGCGTGCCAAGCGATTGGTCGATCCGGATGTGGGGAAAGGCATTGTGGCGCTCGTCGTGATCAACCTTCTTTTGAGCTTCAGCCACGGGATCGATCTGGCCGCCCACCTCGGCGGGCTCATAACCGGTTTTATTCTGACACCTGTCTTCATGAGGCACGCAAGGCAACGTCTGTAA
- a CDS encoding sigma-70 family RNA polymerase sigma factor, whose product MGYDTNRERGNDLFRQIQRGSQQAFSSFYDQYISFVFRIAFNTVQDRQEAEDICHDVFLEVFLHPERYNPERGSVEAWLAVKTRSRCLDRLRKRKAVCVDNWERVAGEQIISPSAEVLVLERAEREAIHNAMQDIPEPQRNVLYDAYFKERTHRELSERIQLPLGTIKSRIRYGLHNLKKRLTLLGWVHPERGEPK is encoded by the coding sequence GTGGGATACGACACGAACAGAGAACGCGGCAATGATCTGTTTCGGCAGATTCAGCGCGGCTCACAACAGGCATTTTCTTCGTTTTACGACCAATACATCAGTTTTGTCTTTCGCATTGCGTTCAATACCGTCCAAGACCGTCAAGAAGCGGAAGACATTTGCCACGACGTATTTCTCGAGGTGTTTTTACATCCTGAGCGCTACAATCCTGAGCGCGGCAGTGTGGAAGCGTGGCTCGCCGTTAAGACGCGCAGCCGGTGCCTCGACCGGCTGAGAAAGAGAAAAGCCGTTTGCGTCGACAATTGGGAACGCGTTGCCGGAGAGCAGATCATATCGCCCTCAGCAGAAGTGCTCGTCCTAGAAAGAGCCGAACGGGAAGCGATCCACAATGCCATGCAAGACATACCCGAACCTCAACGGAACGTGTTGTACGACGCGTATTTTAAGGAACGCACGCACCGCGAACTGTCTGAGCGCATTCAACTGCCCTTGGGAACGATTAAATCCCGGATCCGTTACGGTTTGCACAATTTAAAAAAGCGGTTAACTCTCCTCGGTTGGGTTCATCCTGAGCGAGGTGAGCCGAAATGA
- a CDS encoding ABC transporter permease: MAKVGILKRLNRDKLQRVWQPFRKWQAERWSRRTKKEQHPFWAIVHKEAADYIHSWRINILFAIIGLTCLGSLYTAVSAIRDAAEDTEASDVLQTSGLFLKLFTVSDGTLPTFISFVAFLGPLLGIALGFDAINSERNKGTLVRMLAQPIPRDYVLNAKFVAALSVISVLFFMLGFLVMGLGILITGIPPTLEEFWRILFFLISSIVYVAFWLNLGILFSVRFKQAATSALASIAVWLFFSVFYSMIVQLLVRATAPSSVQNVEELLGYQSFIQNVMRLSPNHLFTEATTTLLSPSVRTLGPLTMEQVAGAIPSPLPLGQSLLLIWPQLTGLIALTAACFGLSYVWFMRQEIRSR, translated from the coding sequence GTGGCGAAAGTCGGGATCCTGAAACGATTGAACCGTGACAAGCTGCAGCGGGTGTGGCAGCCGTTCAGAAAGTGGCAAGCCGAACGATGGTCCCGCCGCACAAAAAAAGAACAGCACCCTTTTTGGGCCATCGTGCACAAGGAAGCAGCTGATTACATTCACAGCTGGCGGATCAACATTTTGTTTGCCATCATCGGCTTGACGTGCCTCGGTTCCCTGTACACGGCGGTGTCGGCCATCCGCGATGCGGCGGAAGACACGGAGGCCAGCGACGTACTGCAAACTAGCGGATTGTTTTTGAAGTTGTTTACGGTCTCCGACGGAACGTTGCCTACGTTTATTTCGTTTGTCGCGTTTTTGGGTCCCCTTTTAGGGATTGCCCTCGGGTTTGATGCCATCAATTCCGAACGGAATAAAGGGACCTTAGTCCGTATGTTGGCCCAGCCCATTCCGCGGGACTACGTTCTGAACGCCAAATTCGTCGCGGCCCTCTCGGTCATATCTGTCCTGTTTTTCATGCTCGGGTTTCTCGTCATGGGGCTCGGCATTCTCATTACCGGGATCCCACCTACGCTGGAAGAATTTTGGCGCATCTTGTTTTTCTTAATCTCGAGTATTGTGTACGTTGCGTTTTGGCTTAACCTCGGCATTTTGTTCTCTGTCCGCTTTAAACAGGCGGCCACGTCAGCGCTGGCGAGCATTGCCGTGTGGTTGTTTTTCAGTGTGTTTTATTCGATGATTGTCCAGTTGCTCGTACGCGCCACTGCCCCGTCGTCTGTTCAAAATGTCGAAGAGCTCCTCGGTTATCAATCGTTCATTCAGAATGTGATGCGCCTTTCGCCAAACCACCTGTTTACGGAGGCGACGACGACCCTGCTTTCGCCGTCGGTGCGGACTCTCGGTCCGCTCACGATGGAGCAAGTCGCGGGGGCGATCCCCAGTCCCCTTCCTCTCGGTCAAAGTTTGCTCCTCATCTGGCCGCAGCTGACAGGGCTCATCGCTTTGACAGCAGCCTGTTTCGGCCTGTCGTACGTTTGGTTTATGCGACAAGAAATTCGGTCGAGGTAA
- a CDS encoding DUF4870 domain-containing protein, which produces MDSDTYTGEEKLLAVLSHASAAFFPVLLPLVIYLLKRDSSFVRHHAKEALLFHLGFMVAEFISTLLVIIVIGWLLLPFFFVVYVICTVVAVVKSLRGEPYYYPVTTHLAQKI; this is translated from the coding sequence ATGGATTCTGACACGTACACCGGGGAAGAGAAACTGCTAGCTGTGTTGAGTCACGCTAGTGCTGCTTTTTTCCCTGTTCTGCTCCCCCTCGTCATCTACTTGTTAAAAAGAGACTCCTCTTTCGTGCGACACCACGCCAAGGAGGCACTCTTGTTCCACCTCGGTTTTATGGTCGCTGAGTTTATTTCAACATTGTTAGTCATCATCGTCATCGGCTGGCTATTGCTGCCTTTCTTTTTTGTGGTGTATGTCATCTGTACCGTCGTCGCTGTCGTGAAGAGCTTGAGAGGTGAACCGTACTACTACCCTGTGACAACCCATCTCGCCCAAAAAATCTAG
- a CDS encoding ABC transporter ATP-binding protein: MADTIIELTELTKVYDRYTAVDHLTLTIRRGEIFGLLGPNGAGKSTTILMMLGLTEPTSGTVRVCGLNSTRQPLDVKKRVGYLPDDVGFYEDLTGFENLVYTASLNGLSRQEGEVRASALLKLVGLEDAADKKAGKYSRGMRQRLGLADVLVKHPELIILDEPTLGIDPEGVRDFLNLIKRLNEEEELTVLVSSHHLHQVQEICDRVGLFVEGKLLAEGDVHSLAMKLFSKESIVIRVQASPLESELVRAIEQLPQVERVEEGDDGQLDIYGTEDVTSEIARLIVDSGASLHHISKKDYSLDEIYHRYFAGGDRRGESRDPETIEP, encoded by the coding sequence TTGGCCGACACTATCATTGAGCTCACCGAATTAACGAAAGTGTACGACCGCTATACGGCCGTCGATCACTTGACACTGACCATTCGACGCGGTGAAATCTTCGGTTTACTCGGTCCAAACGGTGCCGGAAAATCGACCACGATTCTGATGATGTTGGGATTGACGGAGCCCACTTCTGGCACGGTCCGAGTCTGCGGTCTCAACTCGACGCGGCAACCCCTTGACGTGAAAAAACGCGTAGGGTACTTGCCGGACGATGTGGGTTTTTATGAAGATTTGACCGGGTTTGAAAACCTCGTGTACACAGCTTCCCTAAACGGTCTGTCCCGTCAGGAGGGAGAGGTCCGCGCCTCGGCGTTGCTGAAACTCGTCGGACTGGAGGACGCGGCGGACAAAAAAGCCGGCAAATATTCACGGGGGATGCGCCAACGCCTCGGCTTGGCCGACGTTCTCGTCAAACACCCAGAGCTGATCATTCTCGATGAGCCGACCCTCGGGATCGACCCGGAGGGAGTGCGTGACTTTTTAAATTTAATCAAACGGCTGAATGAAGAAGAAGAGCTGACTGTTCTCGTATCCTCGCACCACTTGCACCAGGTGCAAGAAATTTGCGACCGGGTCGGGCTCTTCGTCGAAGGGAAACTGTTGGCAGAAGGAGATGTGCACAGTCTGGCGATGAAACTGTTTTCAAAAGAGTCGATCGTCATCCGTGTACAAGCATCTCCCCTTGAAAGCGAACTCGTGCGTGCGATCGAACAACTGCCGCAAGTGGAACGCGTAGAAGAAGGGGATGACGGGCAGTTGGACATTTACGGGACGGAGGACGTGACGTCAGAGATCGCCCGCCTCATCGTCGATTCGGGTGCGAGCCTCCACCATATCAGCAAAAAAGATTACAGTCTCGATGAGATTTACCACCGCTACTTTGCAGGAGGTGACCGTCGTGGCGAAAGTCGGGATCCTGAAACGATTGAACCGTGA
- a CDS encoding peptidoglycan D,D-transpeptidase FtsI family protein, with the protein MVEEHKKQELKRKKVMYTRLHVLWLAIFLLFAVLILRLSVVQLVDGEEYLKKAEENNIKKIPTVAPRGIIYDRKGKELVTNEPIFTAMYIETNHSDDVKIEMAKNLAELLDMEAADVLEAMDVGVNLDGQKVEPKQPRYTLKKIKAGLTEEQVAKIRERPEKFPGVNVVYEPKRLYRDDTFAVQTIGYVRSFSGSQQLDKYKEIEEKNPDEYLDWEQVGNDGIEYAYQDELRGKHGSKLVRVDAQGRIVEELENENPEIGHSLYLNLDETIQLEGEKFVESHLRKLRSWEMGRYRAPHAKNAYAVMMEVDTGKVRAMISYPDYDPNVWQGKISEKFLEEEIKYVGKNGTITSVPPDVRGSSNPDVEINRHPWSILPMGSTYKPLNILMMLNEGIIGPYTGFNDRGAYHYARSTNPVRNDNSHAYGYLNPRTALMKSSNVYMAWTGHQFYRRTGGEDGDALDILSKYNQQFGLFTSTGVDLPGESKGNEDYIDMVENGSNSVLGATVLASFGQAQRPTALQLAQFAATIANDGVRMQPQLVDKIVDSEGNVVQEIEPKVMSKADDIKQEYFDVVQDGMELVTSSGGTARSLFRNLPHKVAAKTGTSEQDIPIYDGDRFVRLKRVENSVMVAYYPADDPKVAVAAVVPEGGYGSRGAGPIVEKLLELYQREFMDKKESV; encoded by the coding sequence ATGGTAGAGGAACACAAAAAGCAGGAATTAAAGCGCAAAAAAGTGATGTACACCCGTCTACACGTGTTGTGGCTCGCCATCTTTTTGCTGTTTGCCGTCCTGATCTTGAGACTGAGCGTCGTGCAGTTGGTCGACGGAGAAGAGTACTTAAAAAAAGCTGAAGAAAACAACATTAAAAAAATACCGACTGTCGCACCGCGAGGAATAATTTACGACCGCAAAGGGAAAGAACTGGTGACGAACGAACCGATTTTTACGGCGATGTACATCGAGACGAACCATTCCGATGACGTGAAAATAGAAATGGCAAAAAATCTGGCGGAGCTCCTGGACATGGAGGCGGCCGACGTGTTGGAAGCGATGGACGTCGGGGTGAACCTGGATGGCCAAAAAGTGGAACCGAAGCAGCCTCGGTACACGCTAAAGAAAATTAAAGCCGGATTGACGGAAGAACAAGTGGCGAAAATTCGCGAGAGGCCCGAAAAGTTCCCAGGCGTGAACGTCGTGTACGAGCCGAAGCGCTTATACCGCGACGACACGTTCGCCGTGCAGACCATCGGGTACGTCCGCTCTTTTTCCGGTTCGCAACAGCTGGATAAGTACAAGGAAATAGAAGAGAAGAATCCCGATGAGTACCTGGACTGGGAACAAGTCGGCAATGACGGCATCGAGTACGCCTATCAGGACGAATTGCGCGGCAAACACGGATCTAAACTGGTGCGAGTGGATGCCCAAGGGCGCATTGTGGAAGAGCTGGAAAACGAAAATCCGGAGATCGGACATTCCCTTTACTTAAACCTTGATGAAACAATTCAGTTGGAAGGGGAGAAGTTTGTCGAGAGCCACTTGCGCAAGCTGCGTTCGTGGGAAATGGGGCGCTATCGGGCGCCGCATGCCAAGAACGCGTACGCCGTGATGATGGAAGTCGACACGGGTAAAGTGCGGGCGATGATCAGCTATCCGGACTACGACCCAAACGTCTGGCAAGGTAAAATATCGGAAAAATTTTTAGAGGAAGAAATCAAATACGTCGGTAAAAACGGGACGATCACGTCCGTGCCGCCGGATGTGCGCGGGTCTAGCAATCCAGATGTGGAGATCAACCGTCATCCGTGGTCCATCCTGCCCATGGGGTCAACTTACAAGCCGCTCAACATATTGATGATGTTAAACGAAGGGATCATTGGCCCTTACACAGGTTTCAACGACCGGGGCGCTTACCATTACGCCCGTTCGACGAACCCGGTCAGGAACGACAATTCCCACGCTTACGGCTATTTAAACCCGAGGACCGCTTTGATGAAGTCGTCGAACGTGTACATGGCCTGGACGGGGCACCAGTTCTACCGGAGAACTGGCGGTGAAGACGGAGATGCCTTGGACATTCTGTCGAAGTACAATCAGCAGTTTGGGCTGTTTACGTCCACCGGCGTCGATTTGCCAGGGGAAAGTAAAGGAAATGAAGATTACATTGATATGGTTGAAAATGGAAGCAACAGTGTGCTCGGGGCGACAGTTTTGGCTTCCTTCGGGCAAGCGCAGCGTCCGACCGCGCTGCAGCTGGCGCAGTTTGCGGCGACCATTGCCAACGACGGGGTGCGCATGCAGCCCCAACTCGTTGATAAAATTGTCGACAGTGAAGGAAACGTCGTCCAGGAGATTGAACCGAAGGTGATGAGTAAAGCGGACGACATCAAACAAGAGTATTTTGACGTCGTGCAGGATGGGATGGAATTGGTGACGTCAAGCGGGGGGACGGCGAGATCGCTGTTCCGCAATTTGCCGCACAAAGTAGCCGCCAAAACGGGAACATCTGAGCAAGACATTCCGATCTACGACGGCGATCGATTCGTAAGGTTAAAAAGAGTGGAAAACTCCGTGATGGTTGCCTACTATCCCGCTGACGACCCGAAAGTGGCGGTCGCCGCCGTCGTGCCAGAAGGCGGCTACGGTTCCCGCGGCGCCGGACCGATCGTCGAAAAACTGTTGGAACTTTACCAACGTGAGTTTATGGATAAAAAGGAAAGTGTATGA
- a CDS encoding NEW3 domain-containing protein, which yields MTLVIGLVVAAVPTAHAAVGFSLYTPFSGISATPGETIDYAVEVLNDTDAIRTVEFKMQKLPDGWTSHLTSGGRDVQQLSIKPGDAQEISLEVQVPLEVEKDVYTFELIAQGSGVNSTLPLTVTVTEEGTSATELSVEQPNLQGDAASTFDYKVTLRNRTADEQNYALTADTPRGWSVTFKADGNDVTSVTVEPNSTKDVDVSVSPPENVKAGEYAIPIKAATSATSADAELEAVITGTHELDLSTPSERLNTDVTAGGSRTMELVVTNAGTAPVSDIELSAEAPTNWEISFNHEKINALEPGQSQTVKATIAAADEAIAGDYVVTMKAESPDASADADIRVSVKTSWLWGIVGILIIAGVLGGVYYLIRTYGRR from the coding sequence ATGACACTTGTAATCGGTTTGGTCGTCGCAGCTGTTCCGACTGCACACGCCGCTGTAGGTTTTTCGCTGTACACGCCTTTTTCGGGTATTTCGGCGACGCCAGGTGAGACGATCGACTACGCCGTGGAGGTCCTGAACGACACGGACGCCATTCGGACTGTCGAGTTTAAGATGCAGAAACTTCCGGACGGATGGACGTCCCACTTGACGTCAGGCGGGCGGGATGTGCAACAGCTCTCGATTAAACCGGGAGATGCACAAGAAATAAGTTTAGAAGTTCAAGTCCCGCTGGAAGTGGAGAAAGATGTCTACACTTTTGAACTTATCGCCCAAGGTAGCGGCGTCAACAGTACGTTGCCGTTGACCGTCACCGTCACCGAGGAAGGCACGTCTGCGACAGAGTTGAGCGTGGAACAACCGAACCTGCAAGGAGATGCCGCATCAACGTTCGACTACAAAGTGACATTGCGCAACCGGACGGCCGATGAACAAAATTATGCCTTGACGGCGGATACCCCGAGGGGCTGGAGTGTGACCTTCAAGGCGGACGGCAACGATGTGACATCCGTCACGGTCGAGCCGAACAGCACGAAGGACGTTGACGTTTCGGTGAGTCCGCCAGAGAACGTAAAAGCTGGGGAGTACGCGATCCCGATTAAAGCGGCGACGAGCGCCACGTCAGCCGATGCCGAGCTGGAAGCCGTCATTACCGGGACTCATGAATTAGATCTCAGCACGCCTTCTGAACGCTTGAATACGGATGTGACCGCAGGCGGAAGTCGCACGATGGAGTTGGTCGTCACCAACGCCGGCACGGCTCCTGTATCGGACATCGAGTTGAGTGCTGAAGCCCCGACAAACTGGGAGATCAGTTTTAATCATGAGAAAATTAACGCGCTGGAACCCGGACAGTCCCAGACAGTGAAGGCCACGATTGCGGCAGCCGATGAAGCCATTGCCGGGGACTACGTCGTGACGATGAAAGCTGAATCGCCGGACGCGTCAGCGGACGCAGACATCCGGGTGTCGGTGAAGACATCGTGGCTGTGGGGAATTGTCGGCATCCTCATCATTGCGGGAGTACTTGGTGGCGTTTACTATTTGATCCGTACGTATGGGAGGCGGTAA
- a CDS encoding MFS transporter, whose protein sequence is MGGDFLQLLGRTDLLDRQAKLLLVISTLFAMSTALSNTFVNVYLWRIKSDYAVIGYFNLFHYLAMAAAFVLGGKLAKNVDRVVAIRLGVLIHALFYLTVLWLGKSSAQYIAGLGIFLGIGAGFFWLAFNVLYFEITNRDNRDIFNGVDGLLTSGAGIVAPVFSGWLITRLNDLVGYRIIFAVSFAIFAIAVGVSLFLKRRDARGQYRLDRIFRLSARRGGHWFWVSLAMVAQGVREGVFVFLIGLLIFVMTDNELILGSFATVSSFVSLVAFFVVGRALKKRWRNTFMVVGAGLLGVVVLPFVFKAGTLQLFILGVGAALFYPMYYVPLTSKVFDVIGESQKTAKLRVEYVVTRELALNVGRVASIALFLIVVSRTTEVDHLKWILFAVGFAQVFAALFMRRVHVVPVEDRSA, encoded by the coding sequence ATGGGTGGGGATTTTTTGCAACTTCTTGGAAGAACCGATCTGCTTGACCGACAAGCGAAACTGTTACTCGTCATCAGTACGTTGTTCGCCATGTCAACGGCACTGTCCAATACGTTTGTAAACGTGTATCTGTGGCGGATCAAAAGCGATTACGCGGTCATCGGCTACTTTAACCTGTTCCACTACCTAGCCATGGCAGCCGCATTTGTGCTGGGCGGAAAGCTGGCAAAAAATGTGGACCGGGTTGTGGCGATTCGCCTCGGCGTCCTCATACATGCTCTGTTTTACTTGACAGTGCTGTGGCTGGGAAAGTCGTCAGCTCAGTACATCGCGGGATTGGGTATTTTTTTGGGGATCGGCGCCGGGTTTTTCTGGCTGGCCTTCAACGTGCTGTACTTTGAAATTACGAACAGGGATAACCGGGACATATTTAACGGCGTCGACGGACTGCTTACGTCAGGAGCCGGTATTGTAGCCCCTGTCTTCTCTGGATGGCTGATTACGCGGTTAAACGACTTGGTGGGATACCGGATTATTTTTGCCGTGTCGTTCGCCATTTTCGCCATCGCCGTCGGCGTGAGTCTCTTTTTAAAGAGGCGGGACGCCCGCGGCCAGTACAGATTGGATCGCATTTTTCGATTGAGCGCGCGGCGCGGGGGGCATTGGTTTTGGGTCAGTCTGGCAATGGTGGCCCAAGGGGTGCGGGAAGGAGTCTTCGTCTTTTTGATCGGGTTACTCATTTTTGTGATGACGGACAACGAACTCATTTTGGGAAGTTTTGCGACGGTGTCGTCCTTCGTCTCCCTTGTCGCTTTTTTTGTCGTGGGGAGGGCGTTGAAGAAGCGGTGGCGCAATACCTTCATGGTCGTCGGTGCCGGGTTGCTCGGTGTGGTCGTATTGCCGTTTGTGTTTAAAGCTGGCACTCTCCAGTTGTTCATTCTCGGCGTCGGAGCCGCCCTGTTTTATCCGATGTACTATGTTCCGTTGACGTCGAAAGTGTTTGACGTCATCGGAGAGTCGCAAAAAACGGCCAAACTGCGCGTCGAGTACGTCGTCACGCGCGAGCTGGCCCTCAATGTCGGCAGAGTGGCCAGTATCGCTTTATTTCTCATCGTCGTCAGCCGCACGACGGAAGTCGATCACCTCAAGTGGATCTTGTTTGCCGTCGGCTTTGCGCAAGTATTCGCTGCGCTGTTCATGCGTCGCGTCCACGTCGTTCCCGTGGAGGACCGGTCGGCCTGA